TCGTAGATGGCGATGCGTCCCGGGTCGCCCGGATAGAGGGAGCCGAAGTGCCAGCCGGGAGTCCAGGCGATTCGTTTCGTGCCGGTTTCCACGGCGCATTCCGGAAACTCTGCGAGGAACTCGGGGCTTATCTCAATGAGCGCGGTTTCCGGCGTCTGGATCTGGAGGTAGCGAAGGAAGACGGCGGAGATCCACTCGTTGGCCAGTATCCGGCGGTGCTGGGGGTTGTCGATCGACTTGACGACGTAGTGGCTGCCGTTGGCGGCCTCGATCAGTTGCGCCTGCGCGCCGCCGCGCATCCGACGCAGCCAGCGGCGGGCCGGAATCGGCATGGCCTGGGAGCGCTTACTTCCGCGGCTTGGCCGGCGCGGATTTCTTCGCAGGCGCCGTCTTTTTCGCCGTGGCCTTCGTCAGCGGCATCTTCTTCGCCGGAGCTTTTTTCGCTGGAGCCTTCACCGGGCCGCTCGTCTTCTTGGCCGGGGCCTTGGCCGGCTTGGCCGGTGTCTTCTTCGCGGGAGCCTTCTTCACGGCGGCCTTCGAGGACTCGGCCTTCTTCGCGGCGGCCTTTTTCACCGGGGCCACTTTCTTTACCGCTTTCTCCGGCTTTGCGGCTTTTTCCGGCTTCACGGCCTTCTCCTGCTTTTGCGGCGCGGTGGCGCTCTTCTCGGCGACCTTCTTGACGTCCTGCGCGGACTTCCCGGCCGGCTTCCTCGGCGATGCTTGCCTTGGCGGCTGGCTTTCCACGCGTGCCGGCCTGCGTTCGGGGGGGGGCGCGCCGATGGCCGCCGGCCTGGGAACCGCAGGCGGCACAGCGTCCTGGAGCGGAGGGGCGGGTGCTACGACTACCGGCGGCGGAGGGGGAGCAGGCGGCGGAGGCGGAGGAGGAGCTGTTTCTGCTTCCATCGGAAGGATGTCTTCCGATTCGTCGAGGTCATACTCCCGGATCTCGGCCTCCACGTCGAGATGCTCACTGTCGTATGGGAAATCGAAATCGTCGTCAGGTAGCGCGTGGCGGCGCGGGTCGGACATGGGGAGTCGCCTCAAGTGAAGGAATCGTCAATAGAATAGCGCGTTTTCTCGAACTTGTAACCTTACTTCCGCGCGACTTGCTTGCGGGCCGTACTAGTCGAACCGGAGCGGCTCACGGTGCGCTTCGCCGGCTGGCGGCCTGTCTTGGACGGCCGCCGCGTACTCGGCGAGCGGCTCCCGGTGGTCTTCTTCTTCGATGTGCTGGATTTCGCGCGGGACCGGGTGGAACGGGAGGAACGCCGCGTCACGGTCCGCTTCACTCCTGGATAGGCCGCCGGCACGACGATCAGATCGCCCGGCTCCGGCTCGAGGCTCGGCGTCAGGTTCGCCGACTGGAGCAGCTTTTCGTTCACCCGATACTGTCGCGCGATGGACGCGGTTGTCTCGCCGCTGTTCACCCGGTGAAAGCGCCACGCGGTTCGCTTTTCGGCCGGCACCAGATCCAGCCCCGCGAGGACCCGCTTGCCCATCCCTTTCGGCACGTGGACCTGATAGCCCGAAGGAGCCGTCAGATGCAGCACCGCCGGATTCAGTTCCCGCACTTGTGAAAGCGGCCGGTTCGCGATGTCGGCGATCAGTGCGAGGTGGGTGTCGGCGCCGACGGTGACCGTGTCGTACTCGAGCGCCGGATCCTGCGCCACACCCTCCAGTCCGTAGTCCTTGGCGTTCTTGGCCATGATCGTCATCGCCAGAATGATCGGGACGTAGTTGGCTGTCTCGCGCGGCAGGACGGTCCGCTTGTAGAGTTCCCAGAAGTCGGCGTAGCCGGTGCGCTCCACGGCGCGTTCCACTGCCACCGGACCGCAGTTGTAAGCGGCGATGGCGAGATACCAGTCGCCGAATTGATGATAAAGGTCGCGCAAATGGCGGGCGGCTGAACGGGTGGCGCGCTCGGGGTCCAGCCGGTCGTCGGTGTGCGGCGTTTGTTTCAGGCCGTACTCGCGCCCGCGGAACTGCACGAACTGCCACATGCCGATGGCATGCATATAGGATGCGGCTCGCGGCAGAAATCCGGACTCGGCCTGGGCCATGAAGATCAGTTCCGGCGGAAGCCCCTCCTCGTCGAGGATGCGGCGGATCATCGGCGCGTAGGCGCCCATGCGCTTGAAGCCGGATATGAGGATGGAGCGGCCCCGGGGGCTCGAGAAGTAGTGGATCAGGCTCACCACTGGGTCGGCGAGTTCGAGCGGAAGCTGGCTGACGGTGGATTGGACCTGCGCCTGGAGCTTGTCCTTGAGGCCGGGCTCGATGGGGAACGTCATTCCGGCGATCTCTTCGATTGGCGAGGAGTCGAAAATCGGCTCCGGCGTCCCTTCCTCCGTTTCCAGTTCTTCGGCGGACTCGATCCGGTAGATCTGCTCGGCCAGTTGCTCGTAGCGATCCGTGATGCGCTGGCGGCCAGGCATGGCGCGCGGCGCGGTGGCAAGCAATTCGAGGGCATAGTCGAATTCGATGCGCGCCTGCGCCATGTCGCCGTCCTGGTGGAATCCCACGCCGCGCTCGAAGTGGCGCTGGGCGAGGCCCATGCGGATTTCAGGTTCGAGCGGCTGCTGGCCGGGGAGGCTGCCGCGGGCAACCGGATCCTGGGAACCGGCGTGCGCAACGGCGGGAATCGGGTCCTGAATCGTTTGCTCGGGCGCCGCGGCTGGAGCAGGCGGTGGGACGAAAGTCTTGGGGGTCTTTTTCGGCTTGGCGCTCAGCGAAAATGCCAAGGCCACGAGAAGGACGCCTGTTCGAAATAATCTCATCGTTATTTTCGCAGACCCTTCGACTCTAGCCCATTGCGAACGGGCTGGTCAAGTCAATGTCCCGCTTGGACTTGCGGCTAGTTTCTCCGCACCGGGAAGGGAATCGGCTCGGAGGTGCGATCATTGGCGGCCACCGTCATCGCGTGAGCGCCCGCGGAAATCCCCCGGTCGAGGAGGAACTGCACGATATGGTTGCCGTTTACCGGCGTCACGGCCACCGCCGAATGCACCACTCCGCCCACGGTGATGGAGACCGCCGACGGAGACACCTCCACGCCGGGGTCGGCCAAGTTGGCTACGGTCAGCGCGATCAGTTCGCCGGGTTGCGCGGGGCGGCTCGCGTCCACTTTTGTCCCGGAAACCTGCGCGAGGGTGATCACCGGCAGCGGCGGGTCGATCTGCATGGCGATCGGCAGCGCGGCGTCGGAGCCTCCCGTGACGCGAACGATCGCCGGTCCCGGCTCCACGCCCGCGGGCACCCGGAAGAGGAGCTGCCCGCTCGAGTAGGAACTCACCACGGCGAGTTCACCGTCGACGGTCACCCGGATCGAATTCGCGGCCGCGCTCGCCAGCGGCCCGGCGACGATGAGAAGAGCCGTTCCGCCCGGCGGGACACCCGCGCGGCCCGAGACCGGATCCGTCACGCGCCCGATCACGGAGGACTGCCGCGGATTGGCTACGCCGACCTGAAAGGCGCCCGGAAGACTGATCAGCCGGACTCCGTTGATCACCGAAACCGTGGAGTTGGTGGCGAGCGCCAGCGGCGAAACCACGACATTGGCTGTCATCCGGCCGCGGCCGGTCACCCAAAGGTCGCGGACCGTGATTCCCGATGCGCCCAGCGCCAGAGCCGCGTACTCGGGCTGGAGCGAGGTACCGTTCACCTCGATTTCCACGGCGGCCTCCACGCCCGCCGGGAGCTGCGCCGGGGAGATCGCGAGCGAACCGAAGTCGCCGGAGTCGGAATCGACGGCCGGAGGCGCGTTCGACTGCAGGAAGAGCGAACTCTGTCCGTCGGCGTTCAGCGCCACCACCACCGCGCGCTGGTTCAGGGCCGTCGACGGCCCAAGCACGGTGATGCTATCGGTGGTGCGGGTGATCACCTCGGCCGGCACACCGTCGAATAGGATCCTCGTTTCCGGCGTGAAGCCCGTGCCAGTAATCGAAACGATCCGGTTGCCTTCCGCGTCGGAGCCCGGAAGCAGCGTCACCACTTGCGGCGCCAGGCGCCGGGTGAGGCGAAACGCCGAAGGCAGCACGTAGACGTCGCCGTCGGCGGCAAAGGTCAGGTGGCGGGCGCCTTCGCCCGAACCGAGATTGAACTGTGTGTCGATCTGGAGATAGCGTGGGTCCACCGGGTACGGCTTCACGCCGCCAGGGGGCACGATCGCCGAACCGCCAAGGACATTCACGGCGACCTTGTCGGTGAGGCCGTAGCCCGCCGCCACGATAAATGATCGCGCGGCCTCCGGCGACAGGTGCGCCGGCTTCACCGCCACCTGCCCGGGGAAGCTGAACGTCTGGACGCCGAAC
This DNA window, taken from Bryobacteraceae bacterium, encodes the following:
- a CDS encoding transglycosylase SLT domain-containing protein: MRLFRTGVLLVALAFSLSAKPKKTPKTFVPPPAPAAAPEQTIQDPIPAVAHAGSQDPVARGSLPGQQPLEPEIRMGLAQRHFERGVGFHQDGDMAQARIEFDYALELLATAPRAMPGRQRITDRYEQLAEQIYRIESAEELETEEGTPEPIFDSSPIEEIAGMTFPIEPGLKDKLQAQVQSTVSQLPLELADPVVSLIHYFSSPRGRSILISGFKRMGAYAPMIRRILDEEGLPPELIFMAQAESGFLPRAASYMHAIGMWQFVQFRGREYGLKQTPHTDDRLDPERATRSAARHLRDLYHQFGDWYLAIAAYNCGPVAVERAVERTGYADFWELYKRTVLPRETANYVPIILAMTIMAKNAKDYGLEGVAQDPALEYDTVTVGADTHLALIADIANRPLSQVRELNPAVLHLTAPSGYQVHVPKGMGKRVLAGLDLVPAEKRTAWRFHRVNSGETTASIARQYRVNEKLLQSANLTPSLEPEPGDLIVVPAAYPGVKRTVTRRSSRSTRSRAKSSTSKKKTTGSRSPSTRRPSKTGRQPAKRTVSRSGSTSTARKQVARK
- a CDS encoding IPT/TIG domain-containing protein; this encodes MKQAVLAAAIFLGATSAASGYYHFVHYRTRTAPFQAIYEKFNLAALPGQTVPFFVAEQGPQQMGAGDSFASLVSQIRLAARTWSEAEGSSLRLTFAGLRTVVPAQASPSIEVVFQELPPGVLALGGPSVRGSIAEGPDGPFVPIERATVVLPADFSQQATWSESFFLTLTHEFGHAVGLQHSLTSSVMSTSITRATTKSKPLALDDVIGLDILYPSRSLQAAGGTIQGRITVEGTSANMASVVALSLDGTAVSALAHPDGAYQIRGIPGGSYYVYAHPLPPAIVGEAYNAGITPPLDPDGRYLPVSTSFETVFYPGAKDAVSAQAMVVSPGLAVEGVNFDVKRRQTPAVFGVQTFSFPGQVAVKPAHLSPEAARSFIVAAGYGLTDKVAVNVLGGSAIVPPGGVKPYPVDPRYLQIDTQFNLGSGEGARHLTFAADGDVYVLPSAFRLTRRLAPQVVTLLPGSDAEGNRIVSITGTGFTPETRILFDGVPAEVITRTTDSITVLGPSTALNQRAVVVALNADGQSSLFLQSNAPPAVDSDSGDFGSLAISPAQLPAGVEAAVEIEVNGTSLQPEYAALALGASGITVRDLWVTGRGRMTANVVVSPLALATNSTVSVINGVRLISLPGAFQVGVANPRQSSVIGRVTDPVSGRAGVPPGGTALLIVAGPLASAAANSIRVTVDGELAVVSSYSSGQLLFRVPAGVEPGPAIVRVTGGSDAALPIAMQIDPPLPVITLAQVSGTKVDASRPAQPGELIALTVANLADPGVEVSPSAVSITVGGVVHSAVAVTPVNGNHIVQFLLDRGISAGAHAMTVAANDRTSEPIPFPVRRN